The Verrucomicrobiota bacterium genome includes a window with the following:
- a CDS encoding response regulator, with product MNLEAQLRHAQKMEAVGQLSAGLAHDFNNILTIIQGHVNLLSTLPHFDPDARESMDHIAGASERAANLTAQLLAFSRKRMMQPLQLDLTEVVTNAGRMMRGLLGERIELQFAYPGHLPLVNADAGMLEQLIINLALNARDAMPSGGKLVVSLAALEIDSAYARRNPEARPGAFVRLTFEDTGCGMAPETLSRVFEPFFTTKDVGKGSGLGLALVYGIAKQHQGWIEVESCLGAGTTFRVYLPCAGEIDRQSAPPPADESVAGGAEAILVVEDEPSLRQLVKKILKLHGYNVLTAANGREALEIWNRSGRQIDLLLTDLVMPEEPTGMELAKRLKAERPELKIIYTSGYSIDLKAYSPILREGRNFLAKPFNPPTLTAAVRRCLDDVHDSAISHGDREPTPGPHCC from the coding sequence ACCATCATTCAGGGCCATGTGAATCTGCTCTCCACTCTTCCTCATTTCGATCCGGACGCCCGGGAATCCATGGACCACATTGCCGGCGCCTCCGAGCGCGCCGCGAATTTGACGGCGCAGTTGCTCGCCTTCAGCCGGAAACGGATGATGCAGCCCCTGCAATTGGATTTGACCGAGGTGGTCACGAACGCCGGGCGAATGATGCGTGGATTGCTGGGCGAACGAATCGAACTGCAATTCGCTTATCCTGGCCATCTCCCGCTCGTGAACGCCGACGCCGGAATGCTCGAGCAATTGATTATCAACCTGGCGCTCAACGCGCGCGATGCGATGCCGTCGGGCGGGAAGCTGGTTGTCAGCCTGGCAGCGCTGGAAATCGATTCTGCTTACGCGCGCCGAAATCCGGAGGCTCGGCCCGGCGCGTTCGTCCGCCTGACGTTCGAGGACACCGGCTGCGGCATGGCGCCGGAAACCTTGAGCCGGGTGTTCGAGCCGTTCTTCACAACCAAGGACGTCGGCAAAGGGAGCGGCCTTGGATTAGCTTTGGTTTATGGGATTGCGAAACAGCATCAGGGTTGGATCGAAGTGGAAAGCTGCCTGGGCGCCGGCACGACCTTCCGGGTTTACCTGCCTTGCGCAGGGGAGATCGACCGCCAGTCAGCCCCGCCTCCCGCGGACGAAAGTGTGGCGGGCGGAGCGGAAGCCATTCTGGTGGTGGAGGACGAGCCGTCTCTCCGCCAACTCGTCAAAAAAATCCTGAAACTTCACGGGTATAACGTGCTGACCGCCGCCAATGGCCGCGAGGCGCTGGAGATATGGAATCGCAGCGGCCGGCAAATCGATCTCTTGCTCACCGACCTCGTGATGCCGGAGGAACCCACCGGGATGGAACTGGCGAAACGCCTCAAGGCTGAACGGCCCGAGTTGAAAATCATCTACACCAGCGGCTACAGCATTGACCTGAAAGCGTATAGCCCGATTCTGCGCGAGGGCCGCAATTTCCTCGCCAAACCGTTCAATCCCCCCACGCTCACTGCCGCAGTCCGGAGATGCCTGGATGACGTCCACGATTCCGCGATCTCGCATGGTGACCGCGAACCCACGCCCGGCCCGCACTGCTGTTGA
- a CDS encoding response regulator, which yields MLVVDDERAIREITRGTLESCGYRVLTAKDGTEAVALYAQHQQNIRGVITDMSMPFLDGPATIRALQKVNAAVKILAVSGLAENPGPLDAAHPGSVRFLQKPYTAEELVRTLHGMLHEPVLGQEQV from the coding sequence GTGCTCGTGGTGGACGACGAGCGCGCGATCCGCGAAATCACCCGGGGCACTTTGGAATCCTGCGGCTACCGCGTCTTGACCGCCAAGGATGGCACGGAAGCCGTCGCGCTCTACGCTCAACACCAGCAAAACATCCGCGGCGTGATCACGGACATGTCCATGCCGTTCCTGGACGGACCGGCGACCATACGCGCCTTGCAGAAGGTCAACGCCGCCGTGAAAATTCTCGCCGTCAGCGGTCTCGCCGAGAATCCCGGCCCGCTCGACGCCGCGCATCCTGGTTCCGTCCGATTTCTCCAAAAGCCCTACACCGCCGAGGAGCTGGTGAGGACGCTGCACGGCATGCTGCACGAACCGGTGCTGGGCCAGGAGCAAGTCTAG